The DNA window AGAGTGAGTGATCAAGATCATTTCGGTCTAATACCTCTTACGACATCAAATCAGCACATGAGTCaaggggtagtttcattttcttGTTTCCAAGAACGCCAAACACGAATGCCGCAAAATTAGAAATTTTTAACCATCCAATTTTAGTAGGTGGTTTTGCTGACGTGGAAGACATGTGGTAGCGAGGCCCAGACCCCTCTCTCTTTGACCtcccctccctcttctctccccccctcccttttctctctctttcctcTTCAGGCCGTCTGCCACAACGCCGATGGCCGGCTTGCTCCTCCGCCATCGCCGCTTCGGCAGCCGGCCATCACCGCCTACACAACCCCATCCTCCACCATCGCCTTCCCACGGCCACCGCGCGCACAGCTTGCTCCTCCGCGGCCATTCTGGAGGGGACGAAGGCGGGGATATTGGGTCCCTGCGGCCACTCCGGTGCCAGGCGTGGCAGGCGGTGGGAGGGGGCCTGGGGAGGCGGCGGGTCCCGTGGCCACACTGGCACCGGGCGCGCGGCCAGTGGGAGGCAGCTACGGAGGCGGAGGCAAGGGCCGCGAGGCCCCACGGCCACTCCAGCGGCCGGGCGCGGCGCGAGCGGCAGGGCCAGCGGCCCCTCCAGTGCCGGGCCCCGCGACCGGCTGGGGGCAGCTGGGGAGGCGGAGGCAAGGGCGGCGAGGCCCCATGGCCACTCCAGGGGCGGGCGCAGTTGGCTGCTGGAGATGTCCGGGGGAGCAGCGAAGGCAGGGGCGGTGATGGCGAGGCCCCACGGCCACTCTGGCGGCGGGTGTGGCAGGCCGCTGGAGGTGTTCGGGggaggggcgggggcgggggcggcgatAGCGAGGCCCCGCGGCCAGTCCAGCGGCGGGCGTGGCAGGAGGTgcccggtgaggggcggcgagatggagagaagagagggaagagagaggagggatagggagagaagagagagagagaggaggatagagagaagagagagggttCTGGTAGGTGGGCCCCACCGCCACATGTCATCCACGTCAGCGGAACCCATCAGACCCGTCGGATAGCCAAATATGAACGGTTTTAAGTGTTGGATGACCAAAGATTTCTTATTTTGCTATTTGATGGCCAAAATCAAACCGAGATGACAGTTTAATGGCTAAAAATGAATTTTACCCTGTGCTATGCAAGAAGAGAGGCCAAACCCACACATTTCTTAGGTACAAAACTTGAAGCTTACAATTTGAAGTTCaatataataatatttttttatttcgaTTTTTTTTAATATAGAACTTTTGCTATACATTTAGATATACGCTATGTCTAGAGATATtaaaaaattatgtatctagaaaaattaaaataacctataatttggaatagAGGGAGTAGGAGCTTTTTCTCAAGACTAGTATGACTTTTCTATTGCTGATATGCTAATGTTTTTTTTCTCCATTTCCATTTTTGGGTTTTCTGTTGGATCTATCCATATGGTCTTTGCTTTCGCTGTTCTGATTTACTGATACTTGGTGGCATTTTACTTTCGGGTTATTATTTAGTCCTCACTCTTCACATACGCAGATAAACTGCTAATGCTAATATGTTATGACTGACATGATGAATATATAATGCCACAACTCCACTAAAATGCACGCAGCCGATGATGTAAACAAACCAAATCCTTCTCTATGCGCGTAAAGAGACCAAATGCTGGTACTGTGGAGCTGCATCCTGGGTGTCATTGTCCTCTACATCGTTACTAGAGATTCATCGTTGTCAACTAACATCAGAAGCCCTTTCCTTGATGCTCCTGATGTGCTATTTTACTCCCTTGTATTAAGTTACTATTACTACGTACAGATCTATTTCAGCTTTCTTTGCGTTGGAATTATTGCAAAAATGGATTTTACAGATGTATACAGAAGTGGTGCTCTAGTGAGAATTTCGTTCATTTCCCAACTTTCTTATAGCAGCTCTGCAGGTACCTTTTTGCCCTGTAACATGGATCAGCTGCTCCATAGCTTAAGGAAACCCGACCGGTTGCGGCTCGGCACCAAGTGCTCTAGAATGAGGTCCCGTTTAGATCGCAAATATTTATAATTTTTGGTACTTTTTGGTACTGTAGtattttcgtttgtatttgacaaattttatctaatcatggactaactaggcttaaaagattcgtctcgtgatgtacaattaaactgtgcaattagttattttttttacatacatttactgctccatgcatgtgtcccaaaattgatgtgatggagagagagtgtaaaaatttggaagTTGGAAGGGATTTAAACAAGGCCTAAGATCTGCCAAGTTTCAAAGGCATGTTTGGTTCAGAGGCATAAGGCACCTAGCCAAAATTTGACCATAATACGGATCTTGTTTTCTCTTGGTCGATGCGCAAGTCTGGTTACATTTGCAAGATTTGGCCATGCCCAAGTCGACTGCAAGCTGTGGCCGAGCTTGGCTCAAGCTTCAGAAAGGACAGACAATGAAGCTGGCAAACGAAAGATAGTCGGTCAGCAAGTTATTCATGGAAAAATGCTACTCATATGATGACGTGAAAAACAAGTACTGAAAAAGTCAATGAGGGAATTATGGGAAATTGGGAATGCAAGGGGTGGGCATGGCCTATCCTCTGCCCCAGTTTGCAGGCCGAAAACGGAGGCAAAGATGGGATTACCATTTTGCACATAACCCCCTCAATCCGAGCGCACTTCGCCGCACATTGTCCCCTTCGCTTCTGAGAACAAAAGAAAATTCTCACCAAGGCGGCGCGACGCCGGCGGCCGTGCGTGAAGCTGCGGAGGTGCGGCCGCTGTTGGAAACCGGTGGAAATGCCGCCCTACCTCGTCTACGGCGCGGGGAACGCCCTGAGGCGCGTTCGCTGATGGCCCGCGCGGCGAGGAAtggcgccgcggccgcgctgctctcgccgccgccgagtttctcctctccctcctccgccGGGCTCCTGCCGCGGGCCCGTGACCTCCTCGGAAGGGCGAAGGAATCAGCCTTGTCTGGGACGCCCCGGGAGCGCGCGCACGGCTCTGTTATGGCCTGCCTGTTCAGAGCCCGTGGCTTCCACGGCGCGCGCGGGGCGTTCGACGGAACGCCTACGAGGAGCCTGCCGGCGTGGACGGCGATCATCTCCGGCTGTGCGCGCGGAGGCAGGCACGCGGACGGCATGCGCGCGTTCGCGGAGATGctgggcggaggcggcgcggccgcgcccAACGCCTTCGTCCTCGCGGGTGTCCTCCGGTGCTGCGCGGGGCTCGGCGACGTGGAGTCCGGCAGGCGCGTGCACGGGTGGATGCTGCGGAGCGGCGTGCGCCAGGACGTGGTGCTCTGCAACGCGGTCCTCGACATGTACGCCAAGTGCGGCCACCACGACCGCGCCAGGCGGGCGTTCGGGGCGATGGCGGAGAAGGACGCAGTCTCCTGGAACATCGTGCTCAGTGCGTGTCTGCAGGGCGGGGACGTTCTGGGGGCCATGCGGTTGTTCGATCAGTCGCCGTTGCGGGACATTTCGAGCTGGAACACGATCATCAGCGGCCTTATGCGGAACGGGCGTGCTGCTGAGGCGTTGGATCGTCTGCAGCTAATGGTGCGAGCTGGGGTTGTATTCAATCACTATACGTACTCCACAGCGTTTTCCTTGGCCGGGATGCTGTCATTGATGGACCTGGGCCGGCAGCTCCATGGTCGTGTAGTGATGGCTGCGCTGGAGGACGACGCATTTGTCTGCAGCTCTCTCATGGATATGTACTGCAAATGTGGTGAAATGAAGGCTGCTTTGTCAATCTTTGATCGCTGGTCGCGGTCCACAGGAGACGTGAAATTTGCATGGAGCACGATGGTCGCCGGGTATGTCCAGAATGGCAGGGAGGAGGAAGCTATTGAGTTCTTCCGCAGGATGCAACGTGAAGGAGTTCCTGCGGAGCCGTTCATTCTCACCAGTGTAGCTGCAGCGTGTGCAAATGCAGGAATGGTTGAGCAAGGCAGGCAAGTGCACGGACTTGTCGAGAGGCTGGGCCACAGATTTGACACGCCATTGGCATCTGCCATTGTTGACATGTATTCAAAGTGTGGCAGCCTTGAGGATGCTTGCAGGATATTCGACAGCGTTGAGGCCAAGAACGTTACTCTCTGGACTACAATGATTTGCTCATATGCATCCTACGGGCAAGGAGCAATGTCTATAGAGATCTTCAACAGAATGGAAGAGGAAAAGATTACACCAAATGAGATAACCCTTGTCGCTGTTCTGTCAGCTTGTAGCCATAGTGGATTGGTCAGTGAAGGAGATCACTACTTCAAGCTTATGCAAGAAGAGTATGGAATTGTTCCAGGTACTGAGCACTACAATTGCATGGTTGATCTTTATGGTCGAGCTGGACTACTTGACAAGGCAAAGAATTTCATTGAGGAAAATAACATCAGCCATGAAGCTATTGTTTGGAAGACATTGCTGTCAGCCTGTCGACTTCACAAGCACATGGAGTATGCAGAATTGGCTTCTGAAAAGTTGGTTCAACTAGGACAATGTGATGATGGATCATATGTTCTGATGTCTAACATGTATGCCACCAACAGCAAATGGCTTGACACTTTGAAGCTTAGAAGTTCAATGCAAAAAAGGAAAGTCAGGAAGCAGCCAGGCCAATCTTGGATCCATCTGAAGAATGCTGTGCATACATTTATTGCAGGGGACATGGCACACCCGAGATCGGTTGAAATTTATGCTTACTTGGAGAAGCTGATGGAGAGGCTGAAGGAAATGGGGTACACAAGTAGAACTGATCTTGTGGTACATGATGTtgaggaagaacagagagaaaCAACTCTGAAGTTCCATAGTGAGAGGCTTGCCATTGCATTTGGGATCATCAGCACCCCGATTGGGATGCCACTTCGAATCTTCAAGAATCTGCGTGTTTGCGAGGACTGCCATGAGGCAATCAAGTATATAAGCCGAGCCGTGGATCGCGAGATAGTTGTTCGAGACTTGTATCGGTTTCATCATTTCAAGTCTGGTAGTTGCTCTTGTGAAGATTTCTGGTGAAGGTTTTGCTCTAATTATTCTGGTGACAAATTTTAGGCTGTACTTTATCTGCACTTGTGCGCAACTCGTAGAGCTAGCAATTGACAAAAGGAGCAAAGTTTGATTAATAGTGCATGCCTTTAAGATATCTCGTGAGTCATGATATCTACATCTTCAGCTAGCTGCCTAGCTCGATATAAGATTTTGCTGAGAGCTTCGGTGCACCATCATTCGCCGAAGGGGCAGGTCTGTATTGTTTCTGAACATTTGAGTTCTCCTCGCTTTGTGTGGATCACTTGCTTATCTGGCTTGATTTCCATTTCAACAATTACCTGTTTTGTTACCTTTTGTTTTGTCCAGCTGTGTCCACTTTACATGTCGAGCTTTCCTTGCACCAAGCTATTTGTCATGGACCCAGATGACTTAGTTGCTTGCTACAGCTACAGGGCGTGTCTAGCTGTCTTCTTGAGCCATTATGTTGTCAGCATGCCTCTGTTCACCTTTTGTGGGGCTATAGAGTAAGTCTTGCCGTCTTGCTGCCACtcatttagatttgaaattttgcAGCCAGAAAGAGCTTGAGAGACAGAGGGCAGAAACTTAAGAGGATCAGAGGTTGTGATCACGACAAGGCTGCTCAGGTAACAAGGCTCTTGACAAGATTGAGGTTGCACAGTTTGGATGACGGGCTCAGATTTTCTGGATCGAATAGCGCAATGGCCTTTCGCTTTCGTTTTCAGCCATCAGAGAAGGAAACTGGCTTGCTTCTGGAAACACTGAGGTTCAAGCTGGTATGCTATCTTCGCAGCGACTGCTTCAAGCTCTTCAATAACTTTGTAGCACCGCGGCTATTTGCCTTGTGATTTTTCTCATGCAGGGAGATGCTCACCAGCTAAAGGGGAACCTCCTACCGTCTGGGGGAAATCAAAAGGTAAGAGCTTGAAGCTCATCTGGATGAACTGAAGCTGCTCGATCCGTTGCATCATCAGTGGGCTCGATCTGGATGAGCTGAATGAAGCTTAGCCCAGCACTAGCGATGTACTAGTATCTACTGTATGATGTACCTAGGGGTGAATACGTTGTATGAACCATGTCCCCGACTTTTCTCTAATGCTGTATGAGTCCAAGAATTGAAGTGCACGTGCGATTAAAATCATCGTGTGAATTTGTGTGTACGTGTGTATTGACGGAGGAATGGACTGGAAATGTGCGGCAGCCCGGTTAGGCTACGCGCCCGTCTCTCATCTCTCTGACAGTGTTGGGCTGGGCCGGGTTGGCCTGGGGACTCCGACCCAGACGGACGCGTGGTACAGCCCAGTCGACGAGCCGTCAGAAGGGGCCCGCACTTTCCTTATGGGGCAGGTTCGAACGCAGACCAGATTAGGAACTTCTAGTCCTAGTTGATGAAGATCGATGATCTGAAAGTCGATGAACGGCCTCCGGTCGTAGTCGTCGGTCTTTCGACTCCTCCAGGCTCTAATTGATCGTGTTTAAGCTAACtgctactccctccatttttatttatatattataTTAGATTTGTCTTAAACTTAGCTAATTTTGATAAAATATAGTAATATCTGTACTATCCAATTTATACACTATCGACGTATATTTCATAGTGGatttaataaaataaatttgaTATTATAAtaatattattattattttctataaatttggtcaaagttGGTAAAATTTAAGTTAAGATAAATCTAAtacgatatgtaaataaaatagaGAAAGTAAATTAACtgattagggttagggttacaGAGGGTATTCCCCATCTCATATTTATAGCACTGTAGAGCACGGGCACACTCCTAGTTAGTTACGTTAGGtgcatcttctcatcacggcGCGAAACTGATTTGTATCATATCTTTTTATAAGTGGACTTATTTGAGAAAAAAAATCTTGGTTAGTCAAGTTGGGGATGAGTTGGGTCCAACCCATATAGTGTTTGGTTAGTGGGAGGGGTTCAATCTAATTTTTTGTTTGGTTAGACGGATTTGGAGGGATGGTATACATGCTGATTTCACACGTTAGCATCCGTATAACCCACCTGTCATCCTCttttgttttttatttttttcgtGTGCTCATTCCCTTCCTAGAGCCTCCTCTGGCTCATCCCTTTGCTGGAGCCGCCTGAGATCCATTCTCCTCCACCAGCCGCACAGGCTcctcgccgcccccgccgcgcgcgctcaccCGGCCAGCCGCCGCGAGCGCCGCGTAATGCCGACCACGCCGTACGTCGCCGCCACTGGCCGCGAGCTCGTGCTGGCCGCGAGCTCCCACtagccccgccgcgtgcctcgCCTGCTCGCTCATGCCGGCCGCACGAGAGACGGAACTGGGACGGCATCGAAGTGGCTCGGGGTGGTCCCCTCGATTTGGGCGGACCACTCCGACCCGCATTATAGAGGAATATTTCTTTTCAGGGATGGATTCAATTCACCTCGTTTTTAAACCAAACACCTCCAAAAACAGATTCGATCTAATCCAACCCACTTGAACTCTTGAACCAAACACATGCCAAGGTCACAAGATTCTAACCGTGAGAACCAGATCGAGGCGTTCCGCCGGTATGCCGGCGGTGGCCAGCAGGCGGAGTGCACAGGCTCCTGTCTATCCATCTCCGGCCTGCATCATCAGGTTCCCAGCCTCCTGGTACTACTTTCTACCCCTTCCTCTCCTCTGTCTTGTTAACTACTTTGGTAGATCCAGATGGGGCATTGGATTTTTGCAGGTTGTGTCAACAAAAATTACATGCAACTTTTTATCTATTCTTTTTATCTATATTTTTGTTGTTAGCCTAATAATTTACATGTAACTTTTTATTTGTTGTTTTCTCTATATTTTAGTTGTCAGGCTAAAAAATCGCGTGTAACTTTTTTATTTATTGTTATATCTTTTGACCTTTGTTTGTACTTTAGCTGGCACGAACAAGGCTGGAACGACTGCCAGAAATGTAAGCCCGTAAAAATCAATCCATTCAACATGCCCCAGACATAACAAACAACTAATAGGCCCACAGATAACAAACTAGCCATACCGGATCCGCAACGAAGAATATAGATAATCGTCCCCACAGCATCTGTGTCCTGTGGGCCTGATAACATCCATCCAACAAAAGCGAGCCGGTAGATGATTGATAGATAACAATATCCCAGTGGATTCATGTGGAGACATTATCCTTCCAACAATAAGTTGAAAACAACAAAGTTTGCATTTATTTGCTCTAAGCATTGGCACAGTATGATTGCTTACCGCCTCGTGCCATCCTACAGATGTAAACGTATAACAAACCGGCATGGAATATACTACCACCGCGCGAACAATGAAGCCGTCCGTCCAACGTGGCGCACATCATCACGCGGCTACACCAAACACTGCTCTTCTCAACTAACTTTTTTTTTTAACGAACCATGCAGAAAAGCTGCCGATTATATTAAAAAGGAGGAACAAGACTGGGCGCCACAAC is part of the Panicum hallii strain FIL2 chromosome 2, PHallii_v3.1, whole genome shotgun sequence genome and encodes:
- the LOC112879735 gene encoding pentatricopeptide repeat-containing protein At2g03880, mitochondrial-like, producing MARAARNGAAAALLSPPPSFSSPSSAGLLPRARDLLGRAKESALSGTPRERAHGSVMACLFRARGFHGARGAFDGTPTRSLPAWTAIISGCARGGRHADGMRAFAEMLGGGGAAAPNAFVLAGVLRCCAGLGDVESGRRVHGWMLRSGVRQDVVLCNAVLDMYAKCGHHDRARRAFGAMAEKDAVSWNIVLSACLQGGDVLGAMRLFDQSPLRDISSWNTIISGLMRNGRAAEALDRLQLMVRAGVVFNHYTYSTAFSLAGMLSLMDLGRQLHGRVVMAALEDDAFVCSSLMDMYCKCGEMKAALSIFDRWSRSTGDVKFAWSTMVAGYVQNGREEEAIEFFRRMQREGVPAEPFILTSVAAACANAGMVEQGRQVHGLVERLGHRFDTPLASAIVDMYSKCGSLEDACRIFDSVEAKNVTLWTTMICSYASYGQGAMSIEIFNRMEEEKITPNEITLVAVLSACSHSGLVSEGDHYFKLMQEEYGIVPGTEHYNCMVDLYGRAGLLDKAKNFIEENNISHEAIVWKTLLSACRLHKHMEYAELASEKLVQLGQCDDGSYVLMSNMYATNSKWLDTLKLRSSMQKRKVRKQPGQSWIHLKNAVHTFIAGDMAHPRSVEIYAYLEKLMERLKEMGYTSRTDLVVHDVEEEQRETTLKFHSERLAIAFGIISTPIGMPLRIFKNLRVCEDCHEAIKYISRAVDREIVVRDLYRFHHFKSGSCSCEDFW